The Porites lutea chromosome 4, jaPorLute2.1, whole genome shotgun sequence genome contains a region encoding:
- the LOC140933353 gene encoding GFP-like fluorescent chromoprotein cFP484: protein MTTPSVKKEMKIKLHMDGEVNGHKFTIEGNGQGMPYEGTQTINLTVTSGGPLPFAYDILTTAFQYGNRVFTKYPNDIPDYFKQSFPEGYSWERHFEYEDGGKCDVKSVISLDKEDKGCFVYKIQFTGKDFPKDGPVMQKKVSRWEPSTETMYMSGEELKGYVAHAMLLKGGSHYQCNFNSTYKAKNPTSMQLPPFHFIDHRIEILEQKDNFNEVKLYEKASAQYSPIPAVVTK, encoded by the exons ATG ACTACACCAAgcgtaaaaaaagaaatgaagatAAAGCTTCATATGGACGGTGAAGTTAACGGGCATAAGTTCACGATTGAAGGAAACGGACAGGGAATGCCCTACGA gGGAACACAAACTATTAATCTTACAGTTACAAGTGGCGGACCTCTTCCTTTCGCTTACGATATTCTGACAACCGCGTTCCAGTACGGCAACAGGGTATTTACCAAATACCCAAACGACATACCAGACTATTTTAAGCAGTCGTTTCCTGAGGGGTATTCTTGGGAAAGACACTTCGAATATGAAGACGGGGGCAAATGTGACGTTAAAAGCGTCATCAG CTTGGACAAAGAGGACAAGGGCTGTTTTGTTTATAAGATTCAGTTCACTGGGAAAGACTTTCCAAAAGATGGTCCAGTTATGCAGAAGAAAGTTTCGAGATGGGAGCCATCCACTGAGACAATGTACATGAGTGGTGAAGAACTGAAGGGTTATGTTGCCCACGCCATGTTGCTTAAAGGTGGTAGCCATTACCAATGTAACTTCAATAGCACTTACAA agCTAAGAACCCTACAAGTATGCAGTTGCCGCCATTTCACTTTATAGACCACCGCATTGAGATTTTGGAGCAAAAAGATAATTTCAACGAGGTGAAACTGTATGAGAAGGCTTCGGCTCAGTATTCTCCGATTCCAGCTGTGGTCACCAAATAA